One window from the genome of Amycolatopsis sp. NBC_01480 encodes:
- a CDS encoding MDR family MFS transporter: MSDTITAEGGAATNGRLSHRQILTVLSGLMLGMFLAALDQTIVSSAMKTIADELHGQSLQAWATTAYLITATLSTPLYGKLSDLFGRKPMYLTAISLFLVGSLASGMASSMYELAAFRAFQGLGAGGLMSLALAIITDITAPRERSKYQGYFMAVFGISSVAGPVVGGFFAGLDSFAGLTGWRWVFLVNVPIALAALVVVSKVLNLPHVRVKQRVDFLGAGALALGLVPLLVVAEQGREWGWGSPTSLAMYAVGLIGVVLFILQERRMGDAALLPLRLFSRPVFRVATMVTVIQGIGMFGAMMSLPLYLQIVKGASPTQAGLQMLPLTLGIMVASLGSGALISRTGRYKAFAVTGLGLMAAALFGLATIGVDTPLGVVMAIAFVMGLGLGSSMQTLQLAATNDVSPRDIGVATSSATFFRQIGGTAGTAVFLSILFATVGDRIAAAVRSALATPSYVAALAQHPEFAKQMAGGLDVNDTSFLSSLDPVLARPILEGFASSMSTVFVAGGIVLTIGFALVWLLKEKPLSDKSAMEQRSEEDAAQLALAH; the protein is encoded by the coding sequence ATGAGCGACACCATCACCGCGGAAGGGGGCGCCGCGACGAACGGCCGGCTTTCGCACCGCCAGATCCTCACCGTGCTGTCCGGGCTGATGCTCGGCATGTTCCTGGCCGCACTCGACCAGACCATCGTCTCGTCGGCGATGAAGACGATCGCCGACGAACTGCACGGGCAGAGCCTCCAGGCCTGGGCCACCACGGCCTACCTGATCACCGCGACGCTTTCGACGCCGCTGTACGGCAAGCTGTCCGACCTCTTCGGCCGCAAGCCGATGTACCTGACGGCGATCTCGCTGTTCCTCGTCGGCTCACTGGCCAGCGGCATGGCGAGCTCGATGTACGAGCTGGCCGCGTTCCGCGCGTTCCAGGGCCTCGGCGCCGGCGGCCTGATGTCGCTCGCGCTGGCGATCATCACCGACATCACCGCGCCGCGTGAGCGCAGCAAGTACCAGGGCTACTTCATGGCGGTCTTCGGCATCTCGAGCGTCGCGGGCCCGGTCGTCGGCGGCTTCTTCGCCGGCCTCGACTCGTTCGCCGGTCTCACCGGCTGGCGCTGGGTGTTCCTGGTGAACGTGCCGATCGCGCTGGCCGCGCTGGTCGTGGTCAGCAAGGTGCTGAACCTCCCGCACGTGCGCGTCAAGCAGCGTGTCGACTTCCTCGGCGCCGGTGCGCTGGCGCTCGGCCTGGTGCCGCTGCTGGTCGTCGCCGAACAGGGCCGTGAGTGGGGCTGGGGCTCGCCCACGTCGCTGGCGATGTACGCGGTCGGCCTGATCGGCGTGGTGCTGTTCATCCTGCAGGAACGCCGCATGGGCGACGCCGCCCTGCTGCCGTTGCGGCTGTTCAGCCGGCCGGTGTTCCGGGTGGCGACGATGGTCACGGTGATCCAGGGCATCGGGATGTTCGGCGCGATGATGTCGCTGCCGCTGTACCTGCAGATCGTCAAGGGCGCTTCGCCGACCCAGGCCGGACTGCAGATGCTGCCGCTGACGCTCGGGATCATGGTCGCCAGCCTCGGCAGCGGCGCGCTGATCTCGCGGACCGGCCGGTACAAGGCGTTCGCCGTGACCGGGCTCGGCCTGATGGCGGCGGCCCTGTTCGGGCTCGCCACGATCGGCGTCGACACCCCGCTCGGCGTGGTCATGGCGATCGCGTTCGTGATGGGGCTCGGCCTCGGGTCCTCGATGCAGACGCTGCAGCTGGCGGCCACCAACGACGTCTCGCCCCGGGACATCGGCGTGGCGACCTCCTCGGCCACGTTCTTCCGGCAGATCGGCGGCACGGCGGGCACCGCGGTGTTCCTCTCGATCCTGTTCGCCACGGTCGGCGACCGGATCGCGGCGGCCGTTCGCTCGGCGCTGGCCACCCCGTCCTACGTGGCGGCCCTGGCGCAGCACCCGGAGTTCGCGAAGCAGATGGCGGGCGGCCTCGACGTCAACGACACGTCGTTCCTCTCCTCGCTCGACCCGGTGCTCGCACGGCCGATCCTGGAAGGGTTCGCCAGCTCGATGAGCACGGTGTTCGTGGCCGGCGGGATCGTGCTGACGATCGGCTTCGCGCTGGTCTGGCTGCTGAAGGAGAAGCCGCTGTCGGACAAGTCGGCGATGGAGCAGCGCTCGGAGGAAGACGCGGCCCAGCTGGCGCTGGCGCACTGA
- a CDS encoding inorganic diphosphatase: MEFDVTIEIPKGERNKYEVDHKTGRIKLDRTLFTATQYPADYGFIDDTLGQDGDPLDVLVLVQEPTFPGCLIRCRAIGMFRMTDEKGPDDKVLAIPTNDPRLEHLRDIHHLNEFHKLEIQHFFEVYKDLEPGKSVEGSSWVGRAEAEAEIKRSYEREVDRLAKLEVDGAEH, translated from the coding sequence GTGGAGTTCGACGTCACGATCGAGATCCCCAAAGGGGAACGCAACAAGTACGAGGTCGACCACAAGACCGGGCGCATCAAACTGGACCGGACCCTGTTCACCGCGACCCAGTACCCGGCCGACTACGGCTTCATCGACGACACCCTCGGCCAGGACGGCGACCCGCTGGACGTGCTCGTGCTGGTCCAGGAGCCGACCTTCCCGGGCTGCCTGATCCGCTGCCGCGCGATCGGCATGTTCCGGATGACCGACGAGAAGGGCCCGGACGACAAGGTCCTCGCCATCCCGACGAACGACCCGCGCCTCGAGCACCTGCGCGACATCCACCACCTCAACGAGTTCCACAAGCTCGAGATCCAGCACTTCTTCGAGGTCTACAAGGACCTCGAGCCGGGCAAGAGCGTCGAGGGCTCGTCGTGGGTCGGGCGGGCCGAGGCCGAGGCCGAGATCAAGCGCTCCTACGAGCGTGAGGTCGACCGCCTCGCCAAGCTCGAGGTCGACGGCGCCGAGCACTGA
- a CDS encoding gamma carbonic anhydrase family protein encodes MPLFSFEGASPQVHPDAWIAPTATLIGDVTVEKGASVWYGAVIRADFGPIVIREGANVQDNSVIHSGGGTPTEVGKNVTVGHQCLVHDCTVGEQALIGNGSTVLDKSVIGPRSLVAAGATVTPGTEVPAETIAMGSPAKKFVPLTDSARMWVEHNAGIYQDLARRHRDGSEPV; translated from the coding sequence ATGCCTCTGTTCTCCTTCGAGGGCGCCAGCCCGCAGGTTCACCCGGACGCGTGGATCGCCCCCACCGCCACCCTCATCGGCGACGTGACGGTCGAGAAGGGCGCCTCCGTCTGGTACGGCGCCGTGATCCGCGCCGACTTCGGCCCGATCGTGATCCGCGAGGGCGCGAACGTCCAGGACAACTCCGTGATCCACTCCGGCGGCGGGACCCCGACCGAGGTCGGGAAGAACGTCACCGTCGGGCACCAGTGCCTGGTGCACGACTGCACCGTCGGCGAGCAGGCGCTGATCGGCAACGGCTCGACGGTGCTGGACAAGTCCGTGATCGGCCCGCGCTCGCTGGTCGCCGCCGGCGCGACCGTGACGCCGGGGACCGAGGTGCCCGCCGAGACGATCGCGATGGGCAGCCCGGCCAAGAAGTTCGTGCCGCTCACCGATTCCGCGCGGATGTGGGTGGAGCACAACGCCGGCATCTACCAGGACCTCGCGCGGCGCCACCGCGACGGCTCCGAGCCCGTCTAG
- a CDS encoding TetR/AcrR family transcriptional regulator translates to MSAVPGRSAELSPNQLQKQEQIVEAARVVLARDGLAGCTVRAIADAGPLTKSAVHYYFADIDVLIDRAMAAHINTFAAGLRTVAEKYEDPRERLFAVTEAYLAEFAERPNGAFLWFEYWIAAGRAQHPQAIDAMLTSITELLTELLSPLDVDDPRARARALLSYLLGAVVQQRVRPRPVESLRADVEALCFANYR, encoded by the coding sequence GTGAGCGCCGTACCCGGTCGCAGCGCAGAGCTGTCGCCCAACCAGCTGCAGAAGCAGGAGCAGATCGTCGAGGCCGCGCGCGTGGTGCTGGCCAGAGACGGGCTCGCCGGGTGCACGGTCCGCGCCATCGCCGACGCCGGCCCGCTCACCAAGAGCGCGGTCCACTACTACTTCGCCGACATCGACGTGCTCATCGACCGCGCGATGGCCGCGCACATCAACACCTTCGCGGCCGGCTTGCGCACCGTCGCGGAGAAGTACGAGGACCCGCGCGAGCGGCTGTTCGCCGTCACCGAGGCGTACCTCGCGGAGTTCGCCGAGCGGCCCAACGGCGCGTTCCTCTGGTTCGAGTACTGGATCGCCGCCGGCCGCGCGCAGCACCCACAGGCCATCGACGCGATGCTGACGTCGATCACCGAGCTGCTCACCGAACTGCTGTCCCCGCTGGACGTCGACGACCCGCGGGCCCGCGCCCGCGCGCTGCTTTCGTACCTGCTCGGCGCGGTGGTGCAGCAGCGCGTGCGGCCGCGGCCCGTCGAGAGCCTGCGCGCGGACGTCGAGGCGCTCTGCTTCGCGAACTATCGCTGA
- the glyA gene encoding serine hydroxymethyltransferase → MTHQPALSALAATDPRIAELVEDEAQRQHDKIRLIASENYVSQAVLEATGTVLTNKYSEGYAGRRYYEGQQFVDPIETLAIERAKAVFGVDHANVQPYSGSPANLAAYLAFAQPGDTVLGMALPDGGHLTHGWSVSATGKWFNPVRYGVRKETGRVDFDQVRDLARQHRPKLIFCGGTAIPRTIDFPQFAEIAREVDAVLVADIAHIAGLVAGGAHPSPVGHAQVITTTTHKTLRGPRGAMILSDADHAKAVDKAVFPGLQGGPHNHTTAAIAVALGEAQQPSFAEYAHAIVANAKALADALIERGYDLVSGGTDNHLLLIDLTNKAVPGKPAAQALDRAGIELNYNTVPFDPRKPFDPSGIRLGTSAITTRGLRPEHQPQVAEWIDRTVTAAAAQDEAALGTIAAEIREFLAPFPIPGYSA, encoded by the coding sequence ATGACCCATCAGCCTGCCCTGTCCGCACTCGCCGCGACGGACCCGAGGATCGCGGAGCTCGTCGAGGACGAGGCCCAGCGACAGCACGACAAGATCCGCCTGATCGCGTCGGAGAACTACGTCTCGCAGGCCGTGCTCGAGGCCACCGGCACGGTGCTCACCAACAAGTACTCCGAGGGGTACGCCGGCCGTCGTTACTACGAGGGCCAGCAGTTCGTCGACCCGATCGAGACGCTCGCCATCGAGCGCGCCAAGGCCGTGTTCGGCGTCGACCACGCGAACGTCCAGCCGTACTCCGGCTCCCCGGCGAACCTGGCCGCGTACCTCGCGTTCGCCCAGCCCGGCGACACCGTGCTCGGCATGGCGCTGCCCGACGGCGGCCACCTGACCCACGGCTGGAGCGTGTCCGCGACCGGCAAGTGGTTCAACCCGGTGCGCTACGGCGTGCGCAAGGAGACCGGGCGCGTCGACTTCGACCAGGTGCGCGACCTCGCCCGGCAGCACCGGCCGAAGCTGATCTTCTGCGGTGGCACGGCAATCCCGCGCACCATCGACTTCCCGCAGTTCGCGGAGATCGCGCGTGAGGTCGACGCCGTGCTGGTCGCCGACATCGCGCACATCGCCGGGCTGGTCGCGGGCGGCGCGCACCCGTCGCCGGTCGGCCACGCGCAGGTGATCACCACGACCACGCACAAGACCCTGCGCGGCCCGCGCGGCGCGATGATCCTGTCCGACGCCGACCACGCCAAGGCCGTCGACAAGGCGGTTTTCCCCGGCCTGCAGGGCGGTCCGCACAACCACACGACCGCGGCCATCGCGGTCGCGCTCGGCGAGGCGCAGCAGCCCTCGTTCGCCGAATACGCGCACGCCATCGTCGCGAACGCCAAGGCGCTGGCCGACGCCCTGATCGAGCGCGGCTACGACCTCGTCTCCGGCGGCACCGACAACCACCTGCTGCTGATCGACCTGACGAACAAGGCCGTCCCCGGCAAGCCGGCCGCGCAGGCGCTGGACCGGGCGGGCATCGAGCTGAACTACAACACGGTGCCGTTCGACCCGCGCAAGCCGTTCGACCCCTCGGGCATCCGGCTGGGCACCTCGGCCATCACCACGCGTGGGCTCCGGCCCGAGCACCAGCCGCAGGTCGCGGAGTGGATCGACCGCACCGTGACGGCCGCGGCCGCCCAGGACGAGGCCGCCCTCGGCACCATCGCGGCCGAGATCCGCGAGTTCCTGGCGCCGTTCCCCATCCCGGGTTACTCCGCCTGA
- a CDS encoding zinc-dependent metalloprotease, with translation MVDWDLAASTGALLVRGGPQVPRDVAEQAVVDLRELTAEAEGHVRGLTGLGQDLPLLPGTVVDRAGWVRAAASGLDALTGRALPEAQGGPLGPILAGGAGVQTGLVLSFLASRVLGQYDPFGGPEREGELLLVAPNVVAAERAMQVPGRDFRLWVCLHECTHRLQFTAVRWLRDYFADEVERLVTGIAGNSADGLSDLVGRLPEALKQRGKCVGIAELLQSPKERAVFDRLLALSTLLEGHADYVMDAVGPQVVPSVDTIRSRFTARRKGGGLFDRMLRALLGMDAKIRQYEEGAKFTKHVVDAVGMDGFNAVWRSPNTLPTRAEITDPAAWVRRLHG, from the coding sequence ATGGTCGACTGGGACCTCGCGGCGTCCACCGGGGCGTTGCTCGTGCGGGGTGGGCCGCAGGTGCCCCGGGACGTGGCCGAGCAGGCGGTTGTCGACCTGCGGGAGTTGACTGCGGAGGCCGAAGGGCACGTGCGGGGGCTCACCGGGCTCGGCCAGGACCTGCCGTTGCTGCCCGGCACCGTGGTCGACCGGGCCGGGTGGGTGCGGGCGGCCGCGTCCGGGCTCGACGCGCTCACCGGGCGCGCGCTGCCCGAGGCGCAGGGCGGACCACTGGGCCCGATCCTCGCGGGCGGCGCCGGCGTACAGACCGGGCTGGTCCTTTCCTTCCTCGCTTCGCGCGTGCTCGGCCAGTACGACCCCTTCGGCGGCCCCGAGCGCGAAGGGGAGCTGCTGCTCGTCGCGCCCAACGTCGTGGCCGCGGAGCGGGCGATGCAGGTGCCGGGACGCGACTTCCGGCTGTGGGTCTGCCTCCACGAGTGCACGCACCGCCTCCAGTTCACCGCCGTGCGATGGCTGCGCGACTACTTCGCCGACGAGGTCGAGCGCCTGGTCACCGGCATCGCCGGCAACTCCGCCGACGGCCTGTCCGACCTGGTCGGACGGCTGCCGGAGGCGCTCAAGCAGCGGGGCAAGTGCGTCGGCATCGCCGAACTCCTTCAGTCGCCGAAAGAGCGCGCCGTCTTCGATCGCCTTCTCGCGCTCTCGACGCTGCTGGAGGGCCACGCCGACTACGTGATGGACGCCGTCGGCCCGCAGGTCGTGCCCAGCGTCGACACGATCCGCTCGCGCTTCACCGCGCGTCGCAAGGGCGGAGGCCTCTTCGACCGGATGCTGCGCGCGTTGCTGGGCATGGACGCGAAGATCCGGCAGTACGAAGAAGGCGCGAAGTTCACGAAGCACGTTGTCGACGCTGTCGGCATGGACGGCTTCAACGCGGTCTGGCGCTCGCCGAACACCCTCCCGACCCGGGCCGAAATCACCGATCCCGCGGCTTGGGTACGGCGTCTGCACGGGTGA
- the dacB gene encoding D-alanyl-D-alanine carboxypeptidase/D-alanyl-D-alanine endopeptidase — translation MREGRGDEPGDRRGLPPEPPRGMVPSASSSVNQARPMRIEPSGEQFPAEATVGIERPSEGFPLLSGQPGLPGQPGQPGQQSQQGQYAPQDHDPADDRGYADEPPQDPPYEPYSPAEPPRKRRRGKKLVVIGAVVVLLLAAVGVAAAMPKVSTKLGLPWAPANAPKSDIPDAASVSLALHGPDTTGQGPSAGGVGSALSGPAANKALAQLTGSVIDPATGDVLWDHGSTTALTPASTTKILTVSAALLSMEPTKRLTTKIVQGAQPGTVIIVGGGDPTLTTLPIGTDSPLYPGDAHVDDLVAQVKKATGGDVSKVQLDLSAYTGPQTAPGWEPGDAPSTYGAPIVPAMTDGGRINPKVDETPRSGTPATALAQLIAGKLGAQAGGTAKAPDGAKVLGQVQSAPLPDLAYALLQISDNVLADALGRQVAITAGADPSFAGAGASVKKVLQDHGFDVSNLQLFDTSGLSNQNRVPARLLAQILAAAAAPDGKSADTAKLRPLLAGLPVAGSPAGTLGPRYQSGDSAAGKGWVRAKTGTLTSVNTLAGYVLDKDNRVLVFAFMSNGSDKNPGQAALDVLATTLRNCGCH, via the coding sequence GTGCGGGAGGGGCGCGGCGACGAGCCCGGGGACCGGCGGGGCCTGCCGCCCGAGCCGCCGCGGGGGATGGTGCCTTCGGCGTCGTCTTCGGTGAACCAGGCTCGGCCGATGCGGATCGAGCCGTCTGGGGAGCAGTTCCCGGCGGAGGCGACCGTCGGGATCGAGCGGCCCAGCGAGGGCTTTCCGCTGCTTTCCGGTCAGCCCGGCCTACCCGGTCAGCCCGGTCAGCCCGGTCAGCAGAGTCAGCAGGGCCAGTACGCGCCCCAGGACCACGACCCGGCCGACGACCGCGGGTACGCCGACGAGCCGCCCCAAGACCCCCCGTACGAGCCGTACTCGCCTGCCGAGCCGCCGCGGAAACGTAGGCGTGGCAAGAAACTGGTGGTCATCGGCGCCGTTGTGGTGCTGCTGCTCGCGGCGGTGGGCGTCGCGGCGGCGATGCCGAAGGTGTCCACGAAGCTCGGCCTGCCGTGGGCGCCGGCGAACGCGCCCAAGAGCGACATCCCGGATGCCGCGTCGGTCAGCCTCGCGTTGCACGGTCCGGATACGACGGGGCAGGGACCGTCGGCGGGCGGGGTGGGGTCCGCGCTGTCGGGCCCGGCTGCCAACAAGGCGCTCGCCCAGCTCACCGGCAGCGTGATCGACCCGGCCACCGGCGATGTGCTGTGGGACCACGGGTCCACGACGGCGCTGACGCCGGCGTCGACCACGAAGATCCTCACCGTTTCGGCCGCGCTGCTTTCGATGGAGCCGACCAAGCGGCTGACCACGAAGATCGTCCAGGGCGCGCAGCCCGGCACGGTGATCATCGTCGGCGGCGGCGACCCGACGCTGACCACGCTGCCGATCGGCACGGACTCGCCGCTGTACCCGGGTGACGCGCACGTCGACGACCTCGTCGCGCAGGTCAAGAAGGCCACCGGCGGTGACGTCAGCAAGGTGCAGCTCGACCTCAGCGCCTACACCGGCCCCCAGACCGCCCCCGGCTGGGAACCCGGTGACGCGCCGTCGACCTACGGCGCGCCGATCGTCCCCGCGATGACCGACGGCGGCCGCATCAACCCGAAGGTCGACGAGACGCCGCGCTCGGGCACGCCCGCCACCGCGCTGGCCCAGCTGATCGCCGGCAAACTCGGCGCGCAGGCGGGCGGCACGGCCAAGGCGCCGGACGGCGCGAAGGTCCTCGGCCAGGTCCAGTCCGCGCCGTTGCCGGACCTGGCCTACGCGCTGCTGCAGATCTCCGACAACGTCCTCGCCGACGCACTCGGCCGCCAGGTCGCCATCACGGCCGGCGCCGACCCGTCGTTCGCGGGCGCGGGCGCTTCCGTGAAGAAGGTGCTGCAGGACCACGGGTTCGACGTGAGCAACCTGCAGCTGTTCGACACCAGCGGGCTGTCCAACCAGAACCGAGTGCCCGCGCGGCTGCTCGCGCAGATCCTGGCGGCGGCGGCCGCGCCGGACGGCAAGTCCGCGGACACGGCCAAGCTCCGTCCGCTGCTCGCGGGCCTGCCGGTCGCGGGCAGCCCGGCCGGCACCCTCGGCCCGCGCTACCAGTCCGGCGACTCCGCGGCGGGCAAGGGCTGGGTCCGCGCCAAGACGGGCACCCTGACGTCGGTGAACACCCTCGCCGGCTACGTACTGGACAAGGACAACCGGGTCCTGGTCTTCGCCTTCATGTCGAACGGCTCGGACAAAAACCCGGGCCAAGCGGCCCTCGACGTCCTGGCGACGACGCTGCGCAACTGCGGCTGCCACTGA
- a CDS encoding GreA/GreB family elongation factor, with product MVISGDKGLSPAARRQLEKEIADLRAQRAALAPQPGEQERTGDAADQADVIDRAESAARLERQIADVSAKLEHGAYDSNLLPDGTRVSLRYADGDEEVLNVVTIPGEDVDSLTSDSPLGLALVGAKAGDEITYRTPRGQAKATVLELTPPKD from the coding sequence ATGGTGATCTCAGGGGACAAGGGGCTCAGCCCGGCAGCGCGCCGGCAGCTGGAGAAGGAAATAGCCGACCTGCGCGCTCAACGGGCGGCGCTCGCGCCGCAGCCGGGAGAGCAGGAACGCACGGGGGACGCGGCGGACCAGGCGGACGTGATCGACCGCGCGGAGTCCGCCGCCCGGTTGGAACGACAGATCGCCGACGTGTCCGCGAAGCTGGAGCACGGCGCGTACGACAGCAATTTGCTCCCCGACGGCACTCGGGTGTCCCTCCGCTACGCCGATGGCGACGAGGAGGTGCTCAACGTGGTGACCATCCCGGGTGAGGACGTGGACTCCCTGACCTCGGACAGCCCGCTGGGCTTGGCCCTGGTCGGCGCCAAGGCGGGCGACGAGATCACCTACCGCACGCCGCGCGGCCAGGCGAAGGCCACCGTGCTCGAGCTGACCCCGCCGAAGGACTGA